In one window of Bifidobacterium sp. WK041_4_12 DNA:
- the atpA gene encoding F0F1 ATP synthase subunit alpha — MAELTIDPATIRKALDDFVESYKPSDNPAQEVGYVKTAGDGIAHVEGLPGCMANELLTFENGTLGLAFNLDAREIGVVILGDFAGIEEGQEVRRTGDVLSVPVGDGYLGRTVDPLGKPIDGLGEIKSEGRRILEAQAPDVMHRHPVDEPLSTGIKAIDAMTPIGRGQRQLIIGDRQTGKTALAIDTIINQKANWESNDPKKQVRCIYVAIGQKGSTIASVRSSLEDAGAMAYTTIVASPASDSAGFKYIAPYTGSAIGQHWMYNGKHVLIVFDDLSKQAEAYRSISLLLRRPPGREAYPGDVFYLHSRLLERCAKLSDGLGGGSMTGLPIIETKANDVSAYIPTNVISITDGQIFLQSDLFNANQRPAVDVGISVSRVGGAAQTKALKKVSGTLKISLAQYRSLESFAMFASDLDAASKAQLTRGSRLTELLKQPQFSPYSMEQEVVSVWAGTHGKLDDLDLADVLPFEHGLLDYLAHNTDILTTIRDTEDFTSDTEAALDKAVDEFRRNFVTKAGKTLDGKKQDGAKPANIEQEKLVAGAK; from the coding sequence ATGGCAGAACTTACCATTGATCCCGCCACGATACGCAAGGCGCTCGATGATTTTGTCGAGTCGTACAAGCCGTCGGACAATCCCGCTCAGGAAGTCGGATATGTCAAGACGGCTGGCGATGGCATTGCGCACGTGGAGGGTCTGCCTGGTTGTATGGCCAACGAGCTGCTGACCTTTGAAAACGGCACGCTCGGCTTGGCATTCAACCTTGATGCTCGTGAAATCGGCGTGGTGATCCTCGGTGATTTCGCAGGTATCGAAGAAGGGCAGGAAGTTCGGCGTACCGGAGACGTGCTCTCCGTACCAGTTGGAGATGGATATCTCGGCCGTACGGTGGATCCCTTGGGCAAGCCGATTGACGGTCTTGGAGAAATCAAGAGTGAAGGTCGTCGTATTCTTGAGGCTCAGGCCCCTGATGTGATGCACCGCCACCCTGTTGATGAACCACTGTCAACCGGTATCAAGGCCATCGACGCCATGACCCCAATCGGCCGTGGTCAGCGTCAGCTCATCATCGGTGATCGTCAGACCGGCAAGACCGCTCTGGCAATCGACACCATCATCAACCAGAAAGCCAACTGGGAGAGCAACGATCCGAAGAAGCAGGTCCGCTGCATCTACGTAGCCATTGGTCAGAAGGGTTCGACCATCGCATCCGTGCGTTCTTCTCTTGAAGATGCCGGAGCCATGGCATACACGACCATCGTGGCGTCCCCAGCTTCTGATTCCGCAGGTTTCAAGTACATTGCACCGTATACCGGTTCCGCAATCGGTCAGCATTGGATGTACAACGGCAAGCATGTACTCATCGTCTTCGATGATTTGAGCAAGCAGGCTGAGGCATATCGTTCGATTTCCCTGCTGCTGCGTCGTCCGCCGGGGCGCGAAGCTTACCCAGGCGACGTGTTCTACTTGCATTCTCGTCTGCTGGAACGCTGCGCGAAGCTTTCCGATGGTCTCGGTGGCGGTTCGATGACTGGTCTGCCAATCATCGAGACCAAGGCGAACGATGTATCTGCATACATTCCAACGAACGTCATCTCCATCACCGATGGTCAGATCTTCTTGCAGTCCGATCTGTTCAACGCCAACCAGCGACCAGCTGTGGACGTCGGTATTTCCGTGTCCCGCGTGGGTGGTGCTGCACAGACCAAGGCTTTGAAGAAAGTCTCAGGAACGCTGAAGATTTCGTTGGCTCAGTACCGTTCGCTCGAATCCTTCGCCATGTTCGCTTCCGATTTGGATGCGGCATCCAAGGCTCAGCTGACTCGCGGCTCGCGTCTGACAGAATTGCTCAAGCAACCCCAGTTCTCGCCCTATTCGATGGAACAGGAAGTCGTTTCGGTGTGGGCTGGAACGCACGGCAAGCTCGATGACCTCGATTTGGCCGACGTACTGCCATTCGAGCACGGTCTGCTGGACTATCTGGCTCACAACACTGATATCCTCACGACGATTCGTGATACTGAGGACTTCACTTCCGACACGGAGGCTGCGTTGGATAAGGCCGTTGACGAATTCCGTCGTAACTTTGTCACCAAGGCAGGCAAGACGCTTGACGGCAAGAAGCAGGATGGTGCCAAGCCAGCCAATATTGAGCAGGAAAAGCTCGTTGCGGGGGCGAAGTAA
- a CDS encoding F0F1 ATP synthase subunit delta — translation MRGETSLASDKVARQKFASRLRESGVQSGVVATELFDFSNMLDDNAAVERALTDPSRPAADKIVLTDTLIGNTVDPLTKEILEDLVSRKWSRVDHIANAVEDLAVDATLYYADVKGVTSTVAIELAKIHSAFINIAAVRSKLSDTAMSADARVAFLKELLSKQRLNPLTLQLAEHATRDLRNRRFLSTLQWLIDEISHHMGESVVTVTSAVPLRKEQFSKIIAAYSAKLGRQVHINSVVDPKVLGGMRIQYGAEVHDSTVVAQLQRLKQMVSVPA, via the coding sequence ATGCGCGGTGAGACTTCGCTGGCTTCCGACAAGGTAGCTCGGCAGAAATTCGCTTCACGGTTGCGTGAATCCGGCGTTCAATCAGGCGTGGTCGCGACTGAGCTCTTCGATTTTTCGAACATGCTTGACGACAATGCTGCGGTGGAACGTGCTCTGACTGATCCTTCACGACCAGCGGCGGACAAGATCGTGCTGACCGATACCCTGATCGGCAATACCGTTGACCCTCTGACCAAGGAGATTCTCGAAGATCTTGTTTCACGAAAGTGGAGCCGTGTCGATCACATTGCCAATGCTGTCGAGGATTTGGCAGTGGACGCAACTCTGTACTATGCGGATGTGAAGGGTGTAACGTCCACGGTCGCGATTGAGCTCGCCAAGATTCATTCGGCGTTCATCAACATCGCAGCTGTGCGCTCAAAGCTTTCGGATACCGCAATGTCAGCGGATGCCCGCGTTGCATTTCTCAAGGAGTTGTTGAGCAAGCAGCGTTTGAATCCTTTGACTTTGCAGTTGGCCGAACATGCCACACGGGATTTGCGCAATCGTCGTTTCCTTTCGACCTTGCAGTGGCTGATCGATGAGATTTCCCACCACATGGGCGAATCGGTGGTTACGGTTACCTCGGCCGTTCCGCTCCGCAAGGAACAGTTCAGCAAGATCATCGCGGCCTACTCTGCGAAATTGGGTCGACAGGTCCACATCAATTCCGTGGTCGACCCCAAGGTGCTTGGTGGCATGCGGATTCAATATGGCGCAGAGGTGCATGACAGCACGGTTGTAGCGCAACTGCAGCGTCTGAAACAGATGGTCTCGGTCCCCGCCTGA
- a CDS encoding F0F1 ATP synthase subunit B, with amino-acid sequence MTLAQTGGLELFLPKTYDIIWSFIILVVIALFFYKLMLPRFQKIFDERASKIEGGISKAKAAQEQADAAKKKFEDQLSTARVDASKIRDDARAEASHIIADARSRAETEAAQITANAQRSIESQQQQALVSLKSEVGALATSLAGKILGTKLQDDSVQSSMLDSMIDELGQDKDKAA; translated from the coding sequence ATGACGCTAGCGCAAACAGGTGGACTTGAACTGTTTTTGCCAAAAACCTATGACATCATTTGGTCGTTTATCATTCTCGTAGTCATAGCTTTGTTCTTCTACAAGCTCATGCTTCCACGATTCCAGAAGATTTTCGATGAACGCGCAAGTAAGATTGAGGGCGGCATCAGCAAGGCGAAAGCCGCTCAGGAACAGGCTGACGCAGCGAAGAAGAAATTCGAGGATCAGCTGAGCACCGCACGAGTCGACGCTTCGAAGATTCGCGATGACGCACGTGCTGAAGCATCGCATATTATTGCCGACGCTCGCAGCCGTGCTGAAACTGAGGCTGCACAGATCACCGCCAATGCTCAGCGTTCCATAGAATCTCAGCAGCAGCAGGCTTTGGTAAGCCTCAAAAGCGAAGTCGGCGCTTTGGCGACTTCACTTGCTGGCAAGATTCTTGGGACCAAACTTCAGGACGATTCAGTTCAGTCTTCGATGCTTGATTCCATGATCGACGAACTCGGACAGGATAAGGACAAAGCAGCTTGA
- the atpE gene encoding ATP synthase F0 subunit C: MDLITLAEVSGNLSAIGYGLAAIGPGIGVGIIFGKAIEATARQPELGGRIQTLMWIGFGLVEFLALLGIVCGFLFR; the protein is encoded by the coding sequence ATGGATCTCATCACACTTGCAGAAGTGTCTGGCAACCTGAGCGCTATTGGCTACGGCCTTGCAGCTATCGGGCCTGGCATTGGCGTGGGTATCATATTCGGCAAGGCAATTGAGGCTACTGCTCGTCAACCAGAACTCGGTGGCCGTATTCAGACCTTGATGTGGATCGGTTTCGGACTTGTTGAGTTCCTTGCACTTTTGGGCATCGTCTGCGGCTTCCTGTTCCGCTGA
- the atpB gene encoding F0F1 ATP synthase subunit A, translating into MAGLVSAQMVLASGPDFPTINDFLPPEILFQGTPFALNRIILIRLIMTVVILLVLGITAMRAKLIPGRWQSAVEWILGFVRNNIVYEVMGERRGKRYVPMITTIFMTIFLFDLCEVIPGANIAATATIAMPLVFAFWTFFQYWIAAAREQGLGKYLRHELIPKGVPLPVLIIVLPMQLLDVLVVRPVSLMVRLFANMLAGYFILELCLAAAQYFLVEVTNKLMMPLGGFMLIAALVMTLFESFVAALQAFIFATLSTVYINLSYPEEA; encoded by the coding sequence ATGGCGGGATTGGTAAGTGCACAGATGGTATTGGCATCAGGTCCAGACTTTCCAACAATTAATGATTTCCTTCCTCCTGAGATACTCTTCCAAGGCACACCGTTCGCACTGAACCGCATCATCCTGATTCGTCTGATCATGACGGTCGTCATCCTGCTGGTGCTTGGGATTACAGCCATGCGAGCCAAGCTCATTCCGGGCAGATGGCAGAGTGCCGTGGAATGGATACTGGGCTTCGTGCGCAACAACATCGTCTATGAGGTGATGGGTGAGCGACGCGGCAAGCGTTACGTTCCCATGATCACCACGATATTCATGACCATCTTCCTGTTCGATCTCTGCGAAGTGATTCCAGGAGCAAACATTGCAGCCACGGCAACGATTGCCATGCCTCTGGTGTTTGCATTCTGGACCTTCTTCCAATATTGGATCGCAGCAGCTCGCGAGCAGGGTCTTGGCAAGTATCTGCGTCATGAACTGATTCCCAAGGGTGTCCCGCTGCCAGTGCTGATTATCGTGCTGCCCATGCAGCTGCTTGATGTTTTGGTCGTTCGCCCCGTGTCACTCATGGTTCGACTCTTTGCCAACATGCTTGCCGGCTACTTCATTCTTGAGCTATGTCTGGCCGCCGCCCAGTATTTCCTGGTGGAAGTGACCAACAAGTTGATGATGCCTCTCGGAGGCTTCATGCTCATCGCCGCGCTTGTCATGACGCTGTTCGAATCTTTCGTCGCAGCGCTTCAGGCTTTCATCTTTGCAACCCTCAGCACGGTATACATCAACCTGAGTTACCCCGAGGAAGCATAA
- the metA gene encoding homoserine O-succinyltransferase, with protein sequence MPINIPSGLPARAILDSERIFALEKPEAEAQNVRPLRLVILNLMPKKIETETQLLRLISKSPLQVDVDFMKTSTHEATHTSHDHLVKFYETLDVLEDNCYDGLVVTGAPVEHLPFEEVDYWDEFKTILDWASSHVFSTMYLCWGAMGALNYRYGIRKHVLDQKVFGIFPQFLQDEYCFITNGFDEMALQPHSRLASMDEDDIAKNPDLQVLTWGPQSGPGLLATKDFSEVFALGHWEYGKYTLKEEYERDMQRGMSNVPFPHNYFPHDDPTLEPLFAWRAHANLLWRNWLNWVYQTTPYDVSEIPQLRAEKRLGTDRSIRHSPESPRTDGYRPFMTL encoded by the coding sequence ATGCCAATAAATATTCCGAGTGGTCTTCCCGCAAGGGCGATTCTAGATTCAGAGCGCATATTCGCGCTTGAAAAACCAGAGGCCGAAGCACAGAACGTGCGTCCGCTGCGTCTTGTCATCTTGAATCTCATGCCCAAGAAGATTGAAACGGAAACGCAACTTTTACGGCTCATTTCCAAGTCCCCGCTTCAGGTCGATGTTGACTTTATGAAAACCTCCACCCATGAGGCGACCCACACCAGCCACGATCATCTGGTGAAGTTTTACGAGACTCTCGACGTGCTTGAGGACAACTGCTATGACGGGCTTGTCGTGACCGGCGCGCCTGTGGAACATCTTCCTTTCGAAGAGGTCGATTACTGGGACGAGTTCAAGACGATTCTCGACTGGGCGAGTTCGCATGTATTTTCAACGATGTACCTGTGCTGGGGAGCGATGGGCGCTCTGAACTATCGATATGGTATTCGCAAGCACGTTCTCGATCAGAAAGTTTTTGGAATCTTTCCACAATTTCTGCAGGACGAGTACTGCTTCATCACGAATGGCTTCGATGAAATGGCTCTCCAGCCCCATTCACGGCTCGCTTCGATGGACGAGGATGACATTGCCAAGAACCCAGACTTGCAAGTGCTCACCTGGGGACCTCAATCAGGGCCCGGCCTGCTTGCAACCAAGGATTTTTCTGAAGTCTTTGCGCTCGGGCATTGGGAATACGGCAAATACACGCTTAAAGAAGAGTACGAGCGCGACATGCAACGCGGCATGAGCAACGTGCCGTTCCCGCATAATTACTTCCCGCACGATGACCCGACCCTAGAACCTTTGTTCGCGTGGCGAGCCCATGCCAATCTGCTGTGGCGCAACTGGTTGAACTGGGTCTATCAGACCACACCATACGATGTGAGTGAAATACCGCAATTGCGTGCAGAGAAGCGACTTGGAACAGATCGCTCGATACGACATAGCCCCGAAAGTCCAAGAACTGACGGATATCGGCCGTTCATGACGCTGTAA